The segment TTATAACCTTGGTTAAAACGAGAAAGAATTATATGAAGATGGCTTTGGAGTACTATTTTTGCATTGAAAAGACAATTACATGTTAGTATGTTGGGCTTGATTCAGATTCGTTTTTTGCCTTTCTTTATTACTTGTAATTGATTGTTTCCTTGCTTTCCTACTAGAGATTCaaaaactcacaatttatgcaaAATTGTATTGATCTTAAGCTAATGTTATTAAGGGGGACCTAGAGAGTATCTTCTAAACAGAGTTGATTGACTTGTGAGTGCCCACAATATGCAGAGATAAGAAACACGAACATTAGACTTACTCTTTGTTTTTCAATTCCCTCCTGAGTTTCATCCATAATTCTCTCAACATCTTCAAGAGATAGTATCTGTCAAATGATCAAAACGTTATTTAAATAGTGATTAGTatgcaaataaaattatttcaatttagcagaaataaataaaattaaagaaaaaaatcattttctagaCAACTGAATAGTGTTTAATTACCTCATGCATTTTCTTGAGAGAAGCATTTCCTATCTGTAAACCTTTCACCACTTCCTGTTCAACTTGCGCATACTCCAGATCATGGACCTGTGGTGGAAACATCTTCTGTTACTGAAAActgcttttgtttttatagttgtAGAGTATTATTAGTTAAACTCTTACACATCAAGTATttgaaaagaacattttttttattacttgttcaataaaaaaaaaaaaagaaaatttgctatCAGGCTGATTGAGCAAAGACTAGAGTGTAGTGTTGCACTAACCAATTTTTCAATGTTGTCCAACTGTGTATCTGTCTTAGACAAAAGTGTTTCTTGAAATTTCTTTTTGCGGAGCATCAACTTGGCTTTGCTGTGTTAatgacaaacaaacacaaataaagATGAAGAAAAATATCCATTATGAATGGCTGCCTCACTTTTTTAATAAGATTTTAAGCAAATATTGAATAAGATTTAAAATTACCTTGagatttaaaattagatttggaATTACCCATTAAGTGTCATAATTTATAAAGTATTTATATCATTAACTGAGTTTATATATCATTTATaatcagaaattattttttataatcaaGATAAAGCgtgataaaaaaatgaaagaaagttACACAACAAAATAGTGTTAATAAGATTTTGATAATGAAAAAGGCTTAGTTGTTCTAAACTTAAGTAATATTAGGTTAAATTTTCATGTCCATGGCAAGTGAGTAGGAGAATAAGTTACCAGGTGGTGAAATGCTGTGTGCAAGAATTATATGAGATAAAAGTGGTGAAAGTTAATTAAATTCTATATAGAAGACAGCTTAGCATGGCAAGTCAGAATAACTATTACATTACAGTTAGTATTTAAAAtactcactctttctttccatctttAAGTAAAGCACGAGCAACATCTCTGTCCCTCTCTAGCTGTGAACTAATTTTTTTCTGATATTGTTTTAGCTTGTCTCTTTGTTGTTTCAGTTGCTGTAtaagaaacaaacaaagaaaaaaaaattaaagatttcaTCATTACAATTACTTTGTTTTTCAACGCAATGGGCCTACTgaaaggaaattattttttgctAGAAATCTGGGTAGCAATAAATGAATCTTTAAAAGTAATGCACTTAAAGTGCCCTTCATGGCTCAGAATTTTAACAAACCAATAAACATAGAATAAACATAAAGTGTCAAGTTTTCTAAAACAAGTATTTGCAATTAAGCATGGAGAAGATCAATGGGTAAGAGATGAAGAAGTGCATAGATTATAACACAGGAATAGTATTAGATGCATGTCGAGAGTTGGTCATTTGATAGTTTTACAAGTtccagatgttccttcagatttgaagatttttACGTTCTAACCCTAACGTCATGCAGGACAAGAGGGGATGACATGGAGAAGATTTTGAACTTGGGACCATAGGGACAAGCAGCCATCCtgtgtgtaaagtttcaaaagAAGTATAAATATTCTTGACTTGACTTTTCACACCACTACTGAATGAACTAAAGATGCATAGATCGAAGTACTCTCAGAGATAGACTTagttcaaaatgtttttatttgggtCCAATGGGTTTACAAGATACAGAATTAGAAGCAAGAGTAGACAGTTACCGTTATCTTATTAGTTTTAATTGATTTGTACACTAGGTTAATAAAAATATcagtaattttgttttcctaCAATCTAGAAATCATTAAAATaagccaaataaaaaatttatataaaataatttactttaaaaaaaaataaactgaacTGTTGGTTAAGAATAAAGGAAGCCATAAATGAAACAGATAGTAATATAAGTGATTATTCAGTTCAAAAGCATAGAGTCTATCTATATCCAAGAGTATCTAGCTAAATTTATTATATACTCAGTGATTTTAATTCCCACATCAGAATTTTAAAGAGGTTAGTAGCAGGGTTAGTAATAAACAAATTCTAAAGCACTTACGAGTATAGCTTTGTCTTGTTCTGTAACTCTgcttgtctttgtttttttactaaaaaggcttcccattttttttcttaaagaatattttatatGTCCATTAACTTATAGAGTGACAATTATATCTATCTTGAGagtcaaatataatataatgtacatctaaattctaaatattaaaaataagaaacaaattcaaagaataataaaataatgacaaatGATTACTTGTAGTCAAAATTAATAATTCATTgaaaaatgtctagatctagagtctggACCAGATGATCTAACTAGTCTTAGAACTTCCAAATTTACTCTATTCAATACTATTGTCATAGTGGATATTCAAAGATAGTATTGCCACT is part of the Biomphalaria glabrata chromosome 2, xgBioGlab47.1, whole genome shotgun sequence genome and harbors:
- the LOC106074101 gene encoding charged multivesicular body protein 6-A-like, which gives rise to MGSLFSKKTKTSRVTEQDKAILQLKQQRDKLKQYQKKISSQLERDRDVARALLKDGKKDKAKLMLRKKKFQETLLSKTDTQLDNIEKLVHDLEYAQVEQEVVKGLQIGNASLKKMHEILSLEDVERIMDETQEGIEKQREIDELLSGGLSAQDEDDVLAELDQIIKSSNEDFQEDVELPDVPHERIGEPNKPSVAKKAKTAVPAS